The following coding sequences are from one Phenylobacterium glaciei window:
- a CDS encoding pyridoxamine 5'-phosphate oxidase family protein: protein MAYGFLDPLSTPSVQAAQTANGARKIWERFDGDRASERFTPSEAAFIGDRDSFYLASVSESGWPYVQHRGGPVGFLKVLDETTLGFADYRGNRQYISLGNTAADDRVSLILMDYPNQARLKILAHMEARDLAADPALADRLADPDYKGRPERGFVLTLEAFDWNCPQHITRRFTGPEIETVLTPLRRELAELETQNQALRAQVAALTDARR, encoded by the coding sequence ATGGCCTATGGATTCCTCGACCCGCTCTCCACCCCGAGTGTGCAGGCGGCCCAGACCGCCAACGGCGCGCGAAAGATCTGGGAGCGCTTCGATGGCGACCGGGCGTCGGAGCGGTTCACCCCGTCCGAGGCCGCCTTCATCGGCGACCGCGACAGCTTCTACCTGGCCAGCGTCTCAGAGAGCGGCTGGCCCTATGTGCAGCATCGGGGCGGGCCCGTGGGCTTCCTCAAGGTCCTGGACGAAACCACCCTGGGATTCGCCGACTATCGCGGGAACCGCCAGTACATCAGCCTGGGCAATACGGCCGCCGACGACCGGGTGTCGCTGATCCTGATGGACTATCCCAACCAGGCGCGGCTGAAGATCCTGGCCCATATGGAGGCCCGCGATCTGGCGGCCGACCCTGCGCTGGCGGACCGTCTGGCGGACCCCGACTATAAGGGTCGTCCGGAACGCGGCTTCGTGCTGACGCTGGAAGCCTTCGACTGGAACTGTCCCCAGCATATCACCCGCCGGTTCACCGGCCCGGAGATCGAGACCGTGCTCACGCCGCTGCGACGCGAGCTCGCCGAACTCGAGACCCAGAACCAGGCCCTGCGCGCGCAGGTCGCCGCCCTGACGGACGCCCGCCGATGA
- a CDS encoding DUF1348 family protein, whose translation MTTPDAPRPPLPPFDLASATEKVRRAEDAWNGRDPAKVALAYTPDSRWRNRSSFLQGRPAIIDFLTRKWAQEHEYRLIKELWAFTGERIAVRFAYEWRDADGGWFRAHGNENWAFDAAGLMAERHASINDVAILAGDRLFHWPQDASRPADHPGLSQLGL comes from the coding sequence ATGACCACCCCCGACGCCCCCCGGCCACCCCTGCCGCCCTTCGACCTGGCGTCCGCGACCGAGAAGGTCCGCCGGGCCGAGGATGCCTGGAACGGCCGCGACCCGGCCAAGGTCGCCCTGGCCTACACGCCCGACAGCCGCTGGCGGAACCGCAGCAGCTTTCTCCAGGGCCGCCCCGCGATCATCGACTTCCTGACCCGCAAGTGGGCGCAGGAGCATGAGTATCGGCTGATCAAGGAACTGTGGGCCTTCACGGGCGAGAGGATCGCCGTCCGGTTCGCCTACGAGTGGCGCGACGCCGACGGGGGTTGGTTCCGCGCCCATGGCAATGAGAACTGGGCCTTCGACGCCGCCGGCCTGATGGCCGAGCGGCACGCCAGCATCAATGATGTGGCCATCCTGGCGGGCGACCGGCTGTTTCACTGGCCGCAGGACGCTTCGCGTCCGGCCGACCATCCCGGGCTGTCCCAGCTCGGCCTGTGA
- the clpB gene encoding ATP-dependent chaperone ClpB, translated as MNIDLYSDRAKQAIQSAQSLAMARGHQQLAPEHLLKVLLEEKDGLSRALIESAGGRPDVVEQATDALLSKRPRVEGGSGQIYMAPETARVFNEAETGAKAAGDAFVTTERLLIAIAKEGGEAGKALSAAGATNSGLEEAAKAVRKGRTADSASAEEGYDALKRYARDLTQAARDGKLDPVIGRDEEIRRTIQVLQRRTKNNPVLIGEPGVGKTAIVEGLALRIINGDVPEGLKEKKLLSLDMGALIAGAKYRGEFEERLKAVLNEVIAAEGSIILFIDEMHTLVGAGKSEGAMDASNLLKPALARGELHCVGATTLDEYRKHVEKDPALARRFQPVFVDEPTVEDTVSILRGLKEKYELHHGVRISDSAIVAAATLSHRYITDRFLPDKAIDLIDEAGSRVRMAVDSKPEELDEIDRRVVQLKIEREALTKETDAASKHRLEKLEEELTELEAESEEMTAKWRAEKEKVGQSAQLREAVDRLRAELVAAQRRGDLQRASEIAYGEIPGLERRLAEEEAQEPTDAVSPEVVDAEQIAAVVSRWTGIPVERMLEGEREKLLAMEDSLRHRVVGQEEALVAVSDAVRRARAGLQDPARPIGSFLFLGPTGVGKTELTKALAEFMFDDEAAITRMDMSEYMEKHSVSRMIGAPPGYVGYDEGGALTEAVRRRPYQVVLFDEVEKAHPDVFNILLQVLDDGRLTDGQGRTVDFRNTILIMTSNLGSEFLAGQADGEDVEEVRPMVMDVVRRHFRPEFLNRIDEIILFKRLGRSEMDNIVGIQMQRVEKLLANRRMSIALDAAANHWIAERGYDPVYGARPLKRVIQKELIDPIAKKLLAGDFQDGSVIEVGATDEGLQIGKAKVH; from the coding sequence ATGAACATCGACCTCTATTCCGATCGCGCCAAGCAAGCGATCCAGTCCGCCCAAAGCTTGGCCATGGCCCGTGGCCATCAACAACTCGCCCCCGAACATCTGCTCAAGGTCCTGCTTGAGGAGAAGGACGGCCTGTCCCGCGCCCTGATAGAGAGCGCCGGCGGACGTCCCGACGTCGTCGAACAGGCCACCGACGCCCTGCTCTCCAAGCGCCCCCGCGTCGAGGGCGGCTCGGGCCAGATCTATATGGCGCCGGAGACCGCGCGGGTCTTCAACGAGGCCGAGACCGGCGCCAAGGCGGCCGGCGACGCCTTCGTCACCACCGAGCGCCTGCTGATCGCCATCGCCAAGGAGGGCGGCGAGGCGGGCAAGGCCTTGTCGGCCGCCGGCGCCACGAATTCGGGCCTGGAGGAGGCCGCCAAGGCCGTCCGTAAGGGCCGCACCGCCGATAGCGCTTCGGCCGAGGAGGGCTATGACGCCCTCAAGCGCTACGCCCGCGACCTGACCCAGGCCGCCCGCGACGGCAAGCTCGATCCCGTGATCGGCCGCGACGAGGAGATCCGCCGCACCATCCAGGTCCTGCAGCGCCGCACCAAGAACAACCCCGTCCTGATCGGCGAACCCGGGGTCGGCAAGACCGCCATCGTCGAGGGCTTGGCCCTGCGCATCATCAATGGCGACGTGCCCGAGGGCCTGAAGGAAAAGAAGCTCCTGTCCCTGGACATGGGCGCCTTGATCGCCGGGGCGAAGTATCGCGGCGAGTTCGAGGAGCGCCTGAAGGCGGTGCTCAACGAGGTGATCGCCGCTGAAGGTTCGATCATCCTGTTCATCGACGAGATGCACACCCTGGTGGGCGCCGGGAAGAGCGAGGGGGCGATGGACGCCTCCAACCTGCTGAAGCCCGCCCTGGCGCGGGGCGAACTGCACTGCGTTGGCGCCACCACCCTCGATGAGTACCGCAAGCACGTGGAGAAGGACCCGGCGCTCGCCCGCCGCTTCCAGCCGGTCTTCGTGGACGAGCCGACCGTGGAGGACACCGTCTCCATCCTGCGCGGCCTGAAGGAGAAGTACGAGCTGCACCACGGGGTGCGGATTTCTGACTCCGCCATCGTGGCCGCCGCGACCCTGTCGCACCGCTACATCACCGACCGCTTCCTGCCCGACAAGGCCATCGACCTCATCGACGAGGCCGGCAGCCGCGTGCGCATGGCGGTGGACAGCAAGCCCGAGGAACTCGACGAGATCGACCGCCGCGTCGTGCAGCTGAAGATCGAGCGCGAGGCCCTGACCAAGGAAACCGACGCGGCCTCCAAGCATCGCCTCGAAAAGCTCGAGGAGGAACTCACCGAGCTCGAAGCCGAGTCCGAGGAGATGACCGCCAAGTGGCGCGCCGAGAAAGAGAAGGTCGGCCAATCCGCCCAGCTCCGCGAGGCGGTCGACCGCCTGCGGGCCGAGCTCGTCGCCGCCCAGCGCCGCGGTGACCTGCAGCGCGCCTCGGAGATCGCCTATGGCGAAATCCCCGGCCTCGAACGCCGTCTGGCGGAGGAGGAGGCTCAGGAGCCCACCGACGCCGTCAGTCCCGAGGTGGTGGACGCCGAACAGATCGCGGCCGTGGTCAGCCGCTGGACCGGCATTCCCGTCGAGCGGATGCTGGAGGGCGAGCGCGAGAAGCTGCTGGCCATGGAAGACAGCCTGCGCCACCGCGTGGTGGGCCAGGAGGAGGCGCTGGTCGCCGTCTCCGACGCCGTGCGCCGCGCGCGTGCGGGTCTGCAGGATCCTGCCCGGCCCATTGGTTCGTTCCTGTTCCTCGGCCCCACGGGCGTGGGCAAGACCGAGCTGACCAAGGCGCTGGCCGAATTCATGTTCGACGACGAGGCCGCCATCACCCGGATGGACATGAGCGAGTACATGGAGAAGCACTCGGTCAGCCGCATGATCGGCGCGCCCCCCGGCTATGTCGGCTATGACGAGGGCGGGGCGCTGACCGAGGCCGTGCGCCGCCGGCCCTATCAGGTCGTGCTGTTCGACGAGGTGGAGAAGGCTCACCCCGACGTCTTCAACATCCTGCTGCAGGTGCTGGACGACGGCCGCCTGACCGACGGCCAGGGCCGCACGGTCGACTTCCGCAACACCATCCTGATCATGACCTCCAACCTCGGCTCGGAATTCCTGGCCGGTCAGGCCGATGGCGAGGATGTCGAGGAGGTACGGCCGATGGTCATGGACGTCGTGCGCCGCCACTTCCGGCCCGAGTTCCTCAACCGGATCGACGAGATCATCCTCTTCAAGCGGCTGGGTCGTTCGGAGATGGACAACATCGTCGGCATCCAGATGCAGCGGGTCGAGAAGCTGCTGGCCAATCGGCGGATGTCCATCGCTCTGGACGCGGCCGCCAACCATTGGATCGCCGAGCGCGGTTACGACCCGGTCTACGGGGCGCGGCCGCTGAAGCGGGTGATCCAGAAAGAACTGATCGACCCCATCGCCAAGAAGCTCCTGGCCGGCGACTTCCAGGATGGCTCGGTGATCGAGGTCGGCGCCACCGACGAAGGCCTGCAGATCGGCAAGGCCAAGGTTCACTAG
- a CDS encoding BA14K family protein, producing MRKLITIGLAAMSIAASIGVGAASAQPRPYGDMDRDGVPNRYDRDRDGDGVRNRHDGYDNRYGRWDNQWGRHPAPPPRHWRKHNGWYGHVRACQMRYRSYSPARDMYFTGRSWVRCRL from the coding sequence ATGCGCAAACTCATCACTATCGGCCTGGCCGCCATGTCCATCGCCGCCTCGATCGGCGTTGGCGCGGCGTCCGCCCAGCCAAGGCCCTACGGCGACATGGACCGAGACGGCGTTCCGAACCGCTACGACCGCGACCGTGACGGTGACGGCGTTCGCAACCGCCACGACGGGTATGACAATCGCTACGGCCGTTGGGACAACCAGTGGGGCCGCCACCCAGCTCCCCCGCCGCGTCACTGGCGCAAGCACAATGGCTGGTACGGCCATGTCCGCGCCTGCCAGATGCGCTATCGCAGCTACAGCCCGGCCCGGGACATGTACTTCACCGGCCGCAGCTGGGTCCGCTGCCGGCTCTAG